Below is a genomic region from Kribbella qitaiheensis.
ACGAGGTGCCGCATGTCGTGCGTCACCGGCTCGTTCGACGACACCTCCGCGGTGGCCTCCTGGATCGGCAGACCGGAGCGGATCATGTCGGCGTCGTAGTTCAGCAGCTCGATCGTCAGGTCCTCGTACGGATGCGCCCGGCAGAGCAGCGTGTAGCCCTCTTCGAGCTCGTAGTCGGGCAGGGCGAACGTGGAGTACCGATCCAGCTCGATGTCCTCACCGTCGAGGACGAACGACTTGCAGGCCGAGCATTGCCCCTCCTTGCAGCCGTGCATCAGCATGATGCCCTGCTCCGCGGCCGCGCGCAGTACGGTCTGGTCCTCGTCGACCTCGATCTCGATGCCGACCGGTTCGAACCGCACGACATGCTTGTCGCCCATGGAGGTCCTTCCGGTCGAGTCGGTGCTGGTTGGCCGAGCCGGGGAGTGGGGAGGGACGGCTGGATGCCGCCCTCCCAACCCGAGGGGCTCACTCCTCCTTGGGGGCGCGGCCGGCAGGACCACCTCTGACGTAGCGGGCGGCGAAGGCCTGCCGCTCGTCGGGGGTCATCTCGTTCAGCAGCACGTTCGGGCTCTGCAACGGCGGGCAGCGGCGCAGGTGGTCCAGCGTCCACATCTTGTCCGGGTTCAGATCCAGGTGCGGCTGCGCGACCATCGTCTTGCCGTCGTCACGGACGAAGCCCATGTCGGACACGACGTCGGCCCAGTTCCAGCCGTGGTAGAGCGTCTCCCACTCGCGCATCCCGATCAGCTTGCCCATGTTGGGCGTCTCCCGGCCCTGGTACGTCGGCCGGAAGGCCGTCGCATCGGTCCAGTGGCACGGCTCGCTGCAGTACGTCCGGACCTGGCCGTCGACCTCGTCCATCACCATGTCCTCGCGGACCAGGCAGGGGACCATGCAGGTCCAGCAGCGGTGCGGGTACTCGTAGTCGACGTCCTCGAACACGATCGGGTGATGCCCGTTCGGGGTCGCGAGCCGGTTGTAGGCCTCCCACCACTTGCCGTACTTGTCGTACCAGCCGGGGTACTTGAACTCGAACCACTCGAAGTCCTTGTCGGTCATCGGGTCGATCCGCCAGTAGTTCGCCAGCCAGCCGGTGGCGAAGAACTGCGCCACCTCGTGCACGTAGCCCTTGTTCCAGATCTGGTTCCAGGACTCCTCGATCAGGTCGTGCGGGATCTCGAGGCCGTACTTCTCCAGCGGCACCAGGTAGCTGCGGTAGTAGTCGTCGTAGATCCAGCGGCGCCACATCTCGGCGTAGCTCTCCCGATCCTTGCGCCGGTCCTTGGTGCCGTACTCGATGAAGGTGCCGATCGCCGCGTCGACGACGCGGTGGTTGTTCCACCAGGCGTACCGCAGGTCGCGGGCCAGCAGTTGGTGGTTGCCTTCGTCGGCCAGCGCCATCAGCAAGGTGGCGTAGCCGTTGCTGATGTGCCGCGACTCGTCGGACTGGACCGAGTGGAAGACGGTCGGCAGCAGGTAGTCGCCGTTCGCGGCCGCCTCGGCGGGCATCGCGACGAACAACGTGTTGGTGAAGGCGGTCTCGGCCACGATCGTGAGGTAGACACTGGCCGCGGTGATCGCGTCACCGGTGATGAAGCCTTCCGCGAACTGCCGGCCGATGGTGCCGCAGTAGTCGCTCTGGAAGTTGCGCAGGCTGGAGTTGAAGCCCGCCGGGTCGATGTAGTTGTTCATGTACAGGCGCTTGAGGTTCTGCTGGATCGTCGAGTGCCTGACCTCGTCGATCATCTGGATCGCCTGGCCGTTGTGCAGTTCGGGGTTCGGCACGGTGCGGAACAGCAGCGGCATCGCCCGCGCGGCGGAGATCTCCGGCAGCGGGATGATGCTCAGGAACAACTTCTGCCACTCCAGCCAGCGCTCCTGCACCTGGCGGAACATGTTGCCGCGGATGGCTCCGTCCGAGGCGCCGTAGACGCGGTGGTCCTTCTCCTCCTGCATCGGGAAGTACGACCGCAGGACCTGCTTCAGCGGGTCCTTCTTCTGCGCCTTCTGGAACGTGTAGTCGGTCCCGTACTGCGAGACCGGCTCGTGGTACGCGGGTTCCCAGGAGAGTTCCTGGATCTTCTGATGGGCCTTCGCCACACTTTGGCGACTCATGGCACTCCTCACCTTCGCGGTGGCCGCCGGCCCTCGAAGGGCCTACGTCTTGCCTATTGCCTTGCGTTTGAAGTACATCGCCGCCGTACCGGCCGGGAGGTCTCAAATTGAGACCCTGTCGTCAGCGGTCGCCGAACACTGCTTGCCTGATCCGGGCGAGCTCGGCCTCGGAGTCGGGCAGCGTCCGCGTATCGCCTGGACTGGAAGGCCGGATGCCGAGCGTCAGCAGCAGGGCTCCGGCCGCCTCGCCGGGGTCACCCGCCGACCCCAGTACGGGGTGCAGACCGGCATCGGCGAGCTGGTGGAAGACCGCGTTCACGATCGTCCAGGGGTTGTAGGTCTCGTCGTCCATGGAGTACCTCCTGCTCTGCTCCCCATCCCACCCCCGCGCGAGCGGCCTGAGTGTCTCAATCTGAGACAGCCGGATCGCCGGGAAGCACTAATCTGGAGAGGGCGATGCCATCGGTGGGGGAGCCGACATCTCCGCCAGGTCCCCAGCCGGTCGCCAGGAGGCTCTGTGGACGAATTGGCACCTGTGTCAGGTGACAGCAGCCGGCTTGCCGAGGCCAGGCTGAGCTTCCTGACGTACGACGCGTTCCCGGTCGGCGACGTCCGCCGTCCGGTACTGGCGTCGTGGGTGCGGTCGCGGCGATGGAATCTACCCGCCGACCGGATCGACCTGCCGTACGTCGCGGATCCCGAACTCGACGTACCGCTGACCCGCAGCGCGACCCCGGTACTGCGCCGGCTCCACGAGCACCTCGCCGGCCAGCCGATCAGCGTCATTCTGACCGAACGCAACGGGATGGTGCTCCGCCGGCTGACCGACGACGCCGAGCTGAGCCGGCACCTCGACCGGGTCAATCTCGCACCGGGTTTCAGCTACTCCGAACAGTTCGCCGGCACCAACGGCATCGGTACGGCGCTCGAGCGCGGTGGGCCGATGCACGTCTTCGGGCACGAGCACTACGCGGAGGATCTGGAGGACCTCGCGTGTGCCGGAGTACCGATCAAACACCCGATCAGCGGCAAGACGGTGGGGGCCATCGACCTGACCTGCTGGCGCAAGGACGCCGGTTCGCTGCTGATCGCGCTGGCCAAGACCACCGCGGACCAGATCCGCGCGGCATTACTGAGTGACAGCTCGGCCCGGGAGCAGGAGCTGCTCCAGGAGTACCTGCTGGCCGGACGGCGGTCCGGTGACATGGTGCTCGCGGTCAACGACGACCTGCTGCTGATGAACACCAGTGCCCAGCAGAACCTCGACGCCAGCGACCAGGCTGCGGTCCTCGCCCATGCCGCGGACATTCTGGCCCAGACCGCGGGCAGTGCCCTGGCGGTCGAGCTCCCGAGTGGCCGAAGGGTGCGCATCACCTGCCGTGCGGTGCCCGCGGACGGACGGGGAGCGGCCGCCGTCATCCAGATCACCCGGCAGACGACCGGTCCCGGTTCAGCGAGCTTCAACGCGAATCGGCCGCCGTCCAGGCCGGAGCTGCCTGGCATCGTCGGCAGGAGCGCACCCTGGCTCGCGACCAGCCGAACCGTCGACAACGCCTATCGCGCCGGGCAATGGATCGTGCTCACCGGCGAGCGAGGCACGGGGAAGGTCGCACTGGCCCGGGCGGCCCATCAGCAGAACAACCGGGCCGGATCGTTCCACCTGGTCGACGCCGCCGAGTCTCCGGACCACATCGAGGCGGAGCTGGCCGACGACACTGTGCAGGCGCTGGTGATCCGGCATGCCGAACGGCTCGTCCCGGCCCGGCTCGACGAACTGGTCGGGGCCTTGCACAGTGGGCGCGAGCGCCGGCTGTCGGAGCCGCCGTGGGTCGCACTGACACTGACGACCGGAGACTCGACCGAGCCCGACCTCGGCGAGTTGCTGACGGTGTTCCCGATCACCGTCGACGTGCCGTCGCTGCGGCATCACATCGACGACATTCGCGAACTGGTCCCGCACTTCCTGAGCCAGCTGAGCCACGGCGACCTGACCTGCTCACCGGAAGCGATGCACCAACTGCTGCGGTCGGCCTGGCCCGGCAACATCGCCGATCTGCAGGAGGTGCTGAAGCAGGTCGTCCACCACCGGCGACGGACCGGCGTGATCACGCCGTCCGACCTGCCACCCGATCTCCAGACGAGGAGCCGCCGCAGTCTCAGCCAGCTGGAGGCACTCGAGCGCGACGCGATCATCCACAGCCTCCTCGACAACAACGGCAACAGGCGCGACGCCGCCAAGTCGCTCGGGATGTCCCGGGCCACCATCTACCGAAAGATCCACGACTACGGAATCCGCTGACCGCCGGACCGGATAGGTTCGCGGGATGAGGATGACTGTCGTCGGCTGCGCCGGTTCCGCACCCGGCCCCGACTCCGCCGCATCGAGTTACCTGGTCGAGAAGGACGGCTATCGGCTGCTGCTCGATCTGGGCGCGGGCGCCGCTGGACCCCTCCAGCGCTACGCCTCGGCAGAAGACATCGGTGCCGTGATCTTGTCGCACGCGCATTCCGACCACTGGTCGGACGTGACGCAGCTCAGCTACTACCGGAGCAAGGCAGTCCGCGACGGATCCGACTGCGGGCCACTGCGAATCTTCGGACCGGCAAACATGAACGAGGTCCTGACGACCAATCCTGTCGATTTCACCGCAACGATCACGCAAGCGGGAGACCTCGACCTCGGGCCGCTGCGAGCCCGCCTGGCCCAGGTCCAGCACGGCGATCCGGAGTGCTGGGCGACCAGGATCGACGACGCCTTGTGCTACCCGGCCGACACCGAACCGTGCGCGGCGATCGAGGAGCTGGCCGACGGCTGCGGCGTACTACTCGCCGAGGCGTCGGGATTCGACGCCGACGGCCCGATGCGCGGACACCTCACCGCCGGGGACGCCGGCCGACTGGCGGCAAAGGCCGGATCGAAGCTCCTGATCCTCACCCACCTGCGCGCCTGGCAGGACCACCTACGCCTCCTCGACGAGGCAGCCCAGCTGGCCGGATGCCCCGTCGTCCTGGCCAACCCCGGTCTGCGAGTCGCGCTGTGAAGGTGTTTCTGTCGACTGACATGGAGGGGACCGCCGGGGTTGTCGACTGGGGGCAGGTGCGTGGGCCGAGTACGGAGTACGAGTACTACCGGGGGCAGCTGCAGTCGGAGGTCAATGCGGCGATCGACGGTGCGCTTGGCGCGGGGGCGACCGAGTTCCTGGTCAATGACTCGCACTCGACGATGCAGAATCTCCGGCCGGACGAGCTCCATGGCCGGGCGAGCTATCTGTCGGGCAAGCACAAGCCGCTCTACATGATGCAGGGTCTCGACGACTCCTTCGACGCGGCGATGTTCATCTCGTACCACGGGTCGGCGGGATCGACGTCGTCCGTGCTGCACCACACGTACAACCCGCGGGCCATTGCCGAAGTGCGCCTCAACGGTGTGATCGCGGGGGAGGCCGGGATCAACGCGCTGGCGGCGCTGGCCCACGGGGTTCCGGTGGTGCTCATCTCGGGCGACCAGGTGACGATCGATGAGGCATTGCCGTTCTGTCCGGAGATCGAGGCGGTCGTAGTCAAGGAATCCGTCTCGCACAATGCCGCGCTGTCCCTGCACCCCGACACCGCGCGTGAGCTGATCCGCGACGGTGCGCAACGCGCCCTGGAGCGGTTGGCCGACGCCCGGCTGCCGAGCATCACATTGCCTGCCGAGCTGACCGTCCGGTTCCACAGCCATGCTTTCGCGGAGCTGGTCTGCGCCCTCCGAGGCGTCGAGCGGCAAGCCGAGAAGGTCGTTGTCATCAGCAACGACGACCCTCTCCAACTCTTCCGCGCGTTCATCGCCACCGTCCTGCTGACCAGGGGTGTGAGCGAGTAGCGGCGGGTTTTCGGCCACTGGCGAGTTCTTCGTCCCCTGGCGGGCTATTTCCGCGGTATCGGGCGAAGATCGCGCCAGCCGATCCGGCCGACGCGCCGCGGCGGCCTGGCGGGCCGCCGCGGATGCTGCGCTCTCAGCCGAGGTAGTCGCGCCAGGGGCCGGTGATGGCGAGGGTGATGCCGGGGGTCTGGATGTTGACGAAGAGGACCTTGCCGTCCTCGGAGAAGGTCGGGCCGGTGAACTCCGAGTCGTTGAGCATGTTCCGGGCGATGGCGTACGTCGGGCCGCCGGGGGTCGCGCTCAGCACGTGGCTGGAGGCGTTGCCGTCCTCGGCCAGGATGAGCGAGCCCCACGGGGTGACGGTGACGTTGTCCGGGCCGTCGAAGTTGAAGTCCTGGTACCGCGCGCTCGGGCCCTGGTTGGCGGCGGCGTTCGCCGGGAAGTAGGTGACCAGCTGGATGGTCTGGGCCTTGTAGTTGTAGAACCAGACCATGCCCTCGTGCGGGATCCCGTCGGCCGGTACGTCGGTCGTACCGGACTTGGCGAACGAGTTCACGACGTACACGCCGTCGTGGGTGCCGTAGACGCCCTCGAACTTCTTGCCGCG
It encodes:
- a CDS encoding methane monooxygenase, which encodes MSRQSVAKAHQKIQELSWEPAYHEPVSQYGTDYTFQKAQKKDPLKQVLRSYFPMQEEKDHRVYGASDGAIRGNMFRQVQERWLEWQKLFLSIIPLPEISAARAMPLLFRTVPNPELHNGQAIQMIDEVRHSTIQQNLKRLYMNNYIDPAGFNSSLRNFQSDYCGTIGRQFAEGFITGDAITAASVYLTIVAETAFTNTLFVAMPAEAAANGDYLLPTVFHSVQSDESRHISNGYATLLMALADEGNHQLLARDLRYAWWNNHRVVDAAIGTFIEYGTKDRRKDRESYAEMWRRWIYDDYYRSYLVPLEKYGLEIPHDLIEESWNQIWNKGYVHEVAQFFATGWLANYWRIDPMTDKDFEWFEFKYPGWYDKYGKWWEAYNRLATPNGHHPIVFEDVDYEYPHRCWTCMVPCLVREDMVMDEVDGQVRTYCSEPCHWTDATAFRPTYQGRETPNMGKLIGMREWETLYHGWNWADVVSDMGFVRDDGKTMVAQPHLDLNPDKMWTLDHLRRCPPLQSPNVLLNEMTPDERQAFAARYVRGGPAGRAPKEE
- a CDS encoding sigma-54-dependent Fis family transcriptional regulator, translating into MDELAPVSGDSSRLAEARLSFLTYDAFPVGDVRRPVLASWVRSRRWNLPADRIDLPYVADPELDVPLTRSATPVLRRLHEHLAGQPISVILTERNGMVLRRLTDDAELSRHLDRVNLAPGFSYSEQFAGTNGIGTALERGGPMHVFGHEHYAEDLEDLACAGVPIKHPISGKTVGAIDLTCWRKDAGSLLIALAKTTADQIRAALLSDSSAREQELLQEYLLAGRRSGDMVLAVNDDLLLMNTSAQQNLDASDQAAVLAHAADILAQTAGSALAVELPSGRRVRITCRAVPADGRGAAAVIQITRQTTGPGSASFNANRPPSRPELPGIVGRSAPWLATSRTVDNAYRAGQWIVLTGERGTGKVALARAAHQQNNRAGSFHLVDAAESPDHIEAELADDTVQALVIRHAERLVPARLDELVGALHSGRERRLSEPPWVALTLTTGDSTEPDLGELLTVFPITVDVPSLRHHIDDIRELVPHFLSQLSHGDLTCSPEAMHQLLRSAWPGNIADLQEVLKQVVHHRRRTGVITPSDLPPDLQTRSRRSLSQLEALERDAIIHSLLDNNGNRRDAAKSLGMSRATIYRKIHDYGIR
- a CDS encoding MBL fold metallo-hydrolase, whose product is MRMTVVGCAGSAPGPDSAASSYLVEKDGYRLLLDLGAGAAGPLQRYASAEDIGAVILSHAHSDHWSDVTQLSYYRSKAVRDGSDCGPLRIFGPANMNEVLTTNPVDFTATITQAGDLDLGPLRARLAQVQHGDPECWATRIDDALCYPADTEPCAAIEELADGCGVLLAEASGFDADGPMRGHLTAGDAGRLAAKAGSKLLILTHLRAWQDHLRLLDEAAQLAGCPVVLANPGLRVAL
- a CDS encoding M55 family metallopeptidase; this translates as MFLSTDMEGTAGVVDWGQVRGPSTEYEYYRGQLQSEVNAAIDGALGAGATEFLVNDSHSTMQNLRPDELHGRASYLSGKHKPLYMMQGLDDSFDAAMFISYHGSAGSTSSVLHHTYNPRAIAEVRLNGVIAGEAGINALAALAHGVPVVLISGDQVTIDEALPFCPEIEAVVVKESVSHNAALSLHPDTARELIRDGAQRALERLADARLPSITLPAELTVRFHSHAFAELVCALRGVERQAEKVVVISNDDPLQLFRAFIATVLLTRGVSE